The genomic region ATACGCCCGGATCGGGATCACTTCGGTATGGCCGCCCCGACAGAAATCGTACCCGGTGCATCAGGCACCAACGTCAAGCGCTGGCCGCATCGGCCAGCGGACTTGGTGCCATGGGGATCGGAAAGCCCCGGATCCGGGCGATGGCCTCCCGGGTGCCGTAATGCGACACCGGACCACCCGGCTGTAACAGAGCGCGTGTAGCCTTTCGCCGGAATGCGCATCGAAGCTCCCGATTGCTTGGCGTGGACACCATGAAAACACTACCGATATCGGAATATCAAAAACGCTTCTTCCTCGAGTGGGCCATCCGGCCGGAAGAAGACACTTACAACATTTTTGGCGTTTACCGGATCAGCGGACATCTGGACACGGACAGATTCAGACGCGCGTGCGAACTGTTCGTCGAACGGCACGAGGAAGTACATGCCCGATACCATCAGGATGGCAGCGAATGCTACTGGTCGAATTACGGCATCGACGATGTCTACAGCCGCATCGCGGCGGACTCGGACGAGTACGCCCATCAGCGCCTGAAGGATGTCCTGGGAACTCCGTTCCATCTCGAACAGCAACCGCTGCTGAGGTTGCGCCTGATTTCCAATGGAACAGAAGGCGAATATTATTTCGCGCACGTCGCGCACCACATCATCTGCGACGCCGAAATGCTGAGGATCATCGGCGAACAAATCTCCGGCCACTACAATGCCTTGGCCGACGGATGCGAAAACGGCATCGTCGACGTGGATTCGCCGTTCAGCGCTGCGGTCGAAGCCGAAAAACTTCTTCTCACGGAACGATACAACGACGACGCCAGGCGGTATTGGCTCGACTTCATCGGAGACGTGCCGATTCACGTGAAGCTGCCCTTCAAGTCAAATGCAGACCCCAACGTCATCAGCAACAGGACCGACGGCAAACTGGGGAAAAGCATTTATTTCGACCTGCCGAGCGAGCAGGCAGGGGAGATACGGAACCATGCCGACGCGCGCGGGACGACCACATTCGTCGTGTTCGCGGCGATGTATGCGCTCGTCCTTTCGAAATACTGCAATCAACAGCGATTCTTCATCAGCTACCCGGTCAATGTCCGGCCGCCCGGACACGCGAACGCGGGCGGCAGTTTCGTGAACAATGTCCCTTTGAAGGTCGAAATCGACAGATACGAAGCACTGGACGATCTGATCGAAGGCCTGAAAGCGCAAAGAACCTCGGCAAAGGCTTGCCAGCACTATTCATTCACGAGGATTGTCCGCGATCAGGCAATCGAGAACGATGCGGACATCGACAATTGCATGAACGTCGGCTTCGTATCCACCAACCTGCGCGCCAGCAACGTGCTCGGGTTGAACGGCCTCGAAACCGAAGTCGTCGACGTCCCGAGGAAACACTCGATCTTCAACTTTTCCTTGCTGTACGACAGTCGCGATGCAGGGGGCATCAAGTTCAGGCTCGACTACATGACGGAACTGCTCGATGAGCAATTCGCACGGAATTTCATCGCGTCGTTCCGCAAGCTGATATTCGACGCCGTCGCTTCCGGAACCAGGGTCGTCCTGAAGAAGTATTGCGTCCTGGACGACGCGTCGCGCGCCAGCCTGGCCCGCGCTTCGGGTTCGGACGACCGGGACTATGAGACCGATGCGCCCATCCATGCGCTGTTCGATCGGCAGGCGCGACGCACTCCCGGCGCGATCGCGGTCATCGACGGGAACAATATCGGGCATACCTACGCCGATTTGCGGTTCGATGTCGAGCGGTTGGCAATGCGCCTGATCGCGAGCGAAGGCGCCTTGATCGGCATATTGAGCGAAAAAGGCTACAACCATGCCGTTTCGACGCTTGCCGTAATGAAGTCCGGACACGGCTATCTGCCGCTGAACGTGGATTGGCCGGCAGCGAGAATCGCGGACGTGCTGGATTGCGGCGATGCGGTTACGTTGCTGGTGTCGCGTCGGCAGCGACAGGCCGTCGAATCCGAACCACATCTGTTCAAGCGATACGAGATCATCGAAATCGAAGAACTGCTCGATACTCCGGATGGCATGTCCGCGAGTGCTGCAGCGGCCTATCCCGCGGTGGCCGCGCACGCGATCGCATATGTGATCTTCACATCCGGTTCGACCGGAAAACCCAAAGGCGTCGCGATCGCTCACTCCGGCGCATTGAATACCATCCATGCCGTGAACGAGCGGTTTTCCGTCGGCGGCGCAGACCGGGTGCTTGCCCTGTCCGACCTGAGTTTCGATTTATCCGTCTACGATCTGTTCGGACCGCTGCTTGTCGGCGGAGCCGTCGTCTTTCCCGAGCAATCGGAGACCCGCAACTGCGAATACCTGGCCGGGCTCATTCATCGATGCCGGGTCACGATCTGGAATTCCGTGCCGCAACTGGCGGATCTTCTGGTGAACGCCACTCCGCTGCGCGATGGCCAATTGGATTCGTTGCGAGTGTTGATGCTGAGCGGCGATTGGATACCCGTCGGCTTGCCTGCGGACATCAGGAGGCATTGCGC from Lysobacter sp. harbors:
- a CDS encoding amino acid adenylation domain-containing protein, producing the protein MDTMKTLPISEYQKRFFLEWAIRPEEDTYNIFGVYRISGHLDTDRFRRACELFVERHEEVHARYHQDGSECYWSNYGIDDVYSRIAADSDEYAHQRLKDVLGTPFHLEQQPLLRLRLISNGTEGEYYFAHVAHHIICDAEMLRIIGEQISGHYNALADGCENGIVDVDSPFSAAVEAEKLLLTERYNDDARRYWLDFIGDVPIHVKLPFKSNADPNVISNRTDGKLGKSIYFDLPSEQAGEIRNHADARGTTTFVVFAAMYALVLSKYCNQQRFFISYPVNVRPPGHANAGGSFVNNVPLKVEIDRYEALDDLIEGLKAQRTSAKACQHYSFTRIVRDQAIENDADIDNCMNVGFVSTNLRASNVLGLNGLETEVVDVPRKHSIFNFSLLYDSRDAGGIKFRLDYMTELLDEQFARNFIASFRKLIFDAVASGTRVVLKKYCVLDDASRASLARASGSDDRDYETDAPIHALFDRQARRTPGAIAVIDGNNIGHTYADLRFDVERLAMRLIASEGALIGILSEKGYNHAVSTLAVMKSGHGYLPLNVDWPAARIADVLDCGDAVTLLVSRRQRQAVESEPHLFKRYEIIEIEELLDTPDGMSASAAAAYPAVAAHAIAYVIFTSGSTGKPKGVAIAHSGALNTIHAVNERFSVGGADRVLALSDLSFDLSVYDLFGPLLVGGAVVFPEQSETRNCEYLAGLIHRCRVTIWNSVPQLADLLVNATPLRDGQLDSLRVLMLSGDWIPVGLPADIRRHCAGEHAEIMSLGGATEGSIWSVWYPIHDVDPEWTSIPYGRAMPNQRMYVLDSNDAILPPGTLGDICIGGAGVAIGYWNDEERTGKSFFDHETLGRLYRTGDLGKSNHRGHIEFAGRNDFQVKIRGYRVELGDVEAHLASYPGIRQSIVLARSNPGSRNKYLVAYYVSDQRLDEAALFAYMSDRLPDYMLPGMFVHLLQLPLTNNGKLDRENLPAQAFVGREDEHHGPESRTEEALVHLFSTVLSANPASVSVHSDFFRRGGDSISAVKLVGKINHAFPESRIKVIDVFKYKTVRNLSDYIEKNSDERHSIIKSMNDSSADRLLFMIHPATGGCEVYFGLAELLVDQYKCYGIDNYNLHNAEQVSDLYELAGIYLSCMKSVRRGMNIPDDAGYHMTGWSLGGQLAFAIAAILESEDATDINIISLDAILNDGDEVLQRIRRGIEIDRDGFRKGLEARRLESSNYESNDHIEKILNMIHTEKTLALGPINRELRHTNVLLFKTMKPYLNIDINPNAAELSDHVSGLPCNNVRNVVRDRKKIRVFNMDCDHGTLLREWDYIAKTIRLVDCSERVESELSPMVL